One region of Camelina sativa cultivar DH55 chromosome 6, Cs, whole genome shotgun sequence genomic DNA includes:
- the LOC104792614 gene encoding uncharacterized protein LOC104792614, giving the protein MENVLVGRDGHEELSLFLEMRRREKLQIVSSLPESGANSVDKSSTKSLEILETSRSAVEKFLDSESDKSDYEWLLAAPETLGGQENSMVKLKETKARSSTALKQRVENIPQEPVTRSVKVSKPISRTALSKQVINTAEKVKLSSKPSRQPTPTSRTTLPSTRLTNSAQSSNPDTRTSTIKSNPRASAYTCSSSVGKSISSAKSTTPTIPETRARPVSASRSRVYSSGDRSTGRSKTSNDVNPVLMGTQMVERVVNMRKLPPPKYDDKTSLGFGRNLSKSSLDMALRHMNIRRSSVSKNLRVTINAPTNLMDKNESS; this is encoded by the exons ATGGAGAATGTGTTGGTGGGTCGTGATGGACATGAAGAGCTCTCTTTGTTTTTGGAGATGCGAAGACGCGAGAAGCTTCAAATCGTTTCTTCTCTTCCAGAATCTG GAGCAAACAGTGTTGACAAGAGTAGCACAAAGAGTTTAGAGATCTTGGAAACGAGTAGGAGCGCTGTTGAAAAGTTCTTGGACTCTGAGAGTGACAAATCTGATTACGAATG GTTACTTGCGGCTCCTGAGACGCTAGGAGGGCAAGAGAACTCAATGGTTAAACTCAAAGAGACTAAAGCTAGGTCCAGTACTGCTTTGAAACAACGG gTTGAAAACATTCCTCAAGAACCTGTGACACGGAGCGTCAAAGTTTCCAAGCCAATCTCAAGAACTGCTTTAAGCAAACAAGTCATCAACACCGCTGAAAAAGTAAAACTAAGCAGTAAACCGTCAAGACAACCCACACCCACTTCACGAACTACATTACCTTCCACAAGACTAACCAACTCTGCTCAGAGTTCAAATCCAGACACTAGAACCTCTACAATCAAATCCAATCCAAGAGCATCTGCCTATACCTGTTCATCCTCAGTGGGAAAGTCGATTTCTAGTGCTAAATCTACAACTCCAACAATCCCTGAAACACGTGCTAGACCTGTCTCAGCCTCAAGAAGCAGAGTGTACAGCTCAGGTGACAGATCAACAGGACGGTCCAAGACTAGTAATGATGTGAATCCTGTGTTGATGGGCACTCAAATGGTGGAAAGAGTTGTGAACATGAGGAAACTGCCACCTCCAAAATACGACGATAAAACGAGCTTGGGCTTTGGGAGAAATCTCTCTAAGTCCTCCCTTGACATGGCCTTGAGGCATATG AACATAAGGCGTAGTAGTGTTTCGAAGAATCTGAGGGTAACAATCAATGCCCCAACAAATTTGATGGACAAAAACGAGTCATCGTGA
- the LOC104792613 gene encoding uncharacterized protein At4g19900-like, whose protein sequence is MEKDNNNKRSLSEILDVRQYRHTNSPVFSTAIFAVIMLLVVVGTILSNMSLESTLFWSSPTSEVTQRNRMERKPLAPPKNTTSRDRMAWLRSHLTEFEVFRSTNISEQFHQRVLESLDDKCEVRFFMTWFSPAEYFGKRELLAVESVFKAHPQGCLMIVSGSMDTLKGDTILKPLLDRGYKVFAITPDMSLLLENTPAKTWFQEMKSCKRDPGRIPLHQNLSNLARLAILYKYGGVYLDTDFIVTKSFKGLKNSIGAQTVVEGDAKNWTRLNNAVLIFEKEHPLVYSFMEEFASTFDGNKWGHNGPYLVTRVAQRARETIGDSFTVLPPVAFYPFNWLDIPRLFQTPRSSNDSTLLKADLVKLNRDSYGLHLWNKITRKIKIGKGSVIEIIISDHCVVCIGIQR, encoded by the coding sequence ATGGAGAaggataataataacaaaaggaGTCTCTCAGAAATACTTGATGTCCGGCAATACAGGCACACGAATTCCCCGGTGTTCTCTACCGCCATTTTCGCGGTCATAATGCTACTCGTTGTTGTGGGAACAATCCTCTCAAACATGTCTCTAGAATCAACTCTCTTCTGGTCTTCACCAACTTCTGAGGtaacacaaagaaacagaatGGAGAGAAAACCATTGGCTCCTCCAAAGAACACTACAAGCAGAGATAGAATGGCTTGGCTTCGATCACATCTAACAGAGTTCGAGGTTTTTAGGTCAACTAACATTTCAGAGCAGTTTCATCAAAGGGTTCTTGAGTCTCTCGACGACAAATGTGAGGTTAGATTCTTCATGACATGGTTTTCACCTGCAGAGTATTTTGGGAAAAGAGAACTTTTGGCTGTAGAAAGCGTCTTTAAAGCTCATCCTCAAGGATGCTTGATGATTGTATCAGGATCCATGGATACTCTTAAAGGAGATACCATCCTAAAACCACTACTTGATCGGGGTTACAAGGTTTTTGCGATCACACCAGACATGTCGTTGCTGCTTGAGAACACACCAGCCAAAACATGGTTTCAAGAAATGAAAAGCTGCAAAAGAGATCCTGGAAGGATACCGTTACACCAGAATCTTTCAAACCTCGCGAGGCTAGCGATTCTATACAAGTACGGAGGCGTGTATCTAGATACCGACTTCATCGTCACAAAAAGCTTTAAAGGATTGAAGAATTCGATTGGAGCACAAACTGTGGTGGAAGGAGACGCAAAGAACTGGACAAGGTTGAACAACGCGGTTCTGATCTTCGAGAAAGAGCACCCGCTTGTTTACAGTTTCATGGAAGAGTTTGCTTCGACGTTTGATGGGAACAAATGGGGACACAATGGACCGTACTTGGTAACCAGAGTAGCGCAGAGAGCTCGAGAAACGATCGGGGACAGTTTCACAGTATTGCCACCAGTAGCATTCTATCCATTCAATTGGTTAGACATTCCAAGACTATTTCAGACGCCAAGGAGCAGCAATGACTCCACATTACTCAAAGCCGATCTGGTCAAGCTGAACAGAGATAGCTATGGACTGCATCTATGGAACAAGATCACCAGAAAAATTAAGATCGGAAAGGGAAGTGTTATAGAGATTATAATTTCAGACCACTGTGTTGTTTGCATAGGAATACAGagataa